DNA from Quadrisphaera setariae:
CCGGCGTTCGCGATGGCGGCGAGCAGCGGCGGCATCGTGGAGAGGACCACCGCGCAGGGCGACGCGACGATCATGAACGTGATGGCGCGCAGCAGGGTGGGCCGGAACTCCTGCCCGAGCGCGAGCGGCACGGTGAACACCAGCAGCGTGGCGACGACGACGCCGAGGGAGTACCGCTGCTCGACCCGCTCGATGAAGAGCTGGCGGGCGGCCTTGGTCCGGGACGCCTCGCTGACGAGGGCCACCACGCGGGCGATGACGGAGTCGCTGGCGGCGCGGGTGACGCGCACGGTGAGCGCGCCGGTGCCGTTGACCGTGCCGGAGAGGACCTCGTCGCCGACCTCGCGGCGCACGGGCACCGACTCGCCCGTGACCGCGGCCTGGTCGACCTCGCTGACGCCGTCGACGACCACGCCGTCGCCCCCCACGCGCTCACCGGGGCGCACGAGGATGACGTGGTCGACGGCGAGGTCCGCCGCATCCACCTCGCGCTCGCGCTCGCGCGCCCCGCCGCCGGGCCCGTTGACCAGCAGGGTGGCGCGCTCGGGCGCCAGGGTGAGCAGGCTCGTGACGGAGTCGGCGGTGCGCTGGGTGACGAGCGCCTCCAGGGCGCCGCTGGTGGCGAAGATGACGATGAGCAGCGCGCCGTCGAAGACCTGGCCGATGCTCGCGGCGGCGATGGCCGCGACGATCATCAGCAGGTCGACGTCGAGGGTCCTCTCCCGCAGGGCGGTGGTGCCCGCCCAGGCGGGCTCCCAGCCGCCGGCGACGCAGCAGGCCAGGTACAGCCCCCACCACAGCGGCGCGGGCGCCCCGGCCAGCTGCAGCGGCCAGGCGACGAGGAAGAGCAGCAGCGCGAGGGCCGCCCACCGCACCTCGGGCAGGCGGACGCCGGTGGCCAGCAGGGACGGCGGCTCCGCGAGGACACGACCGCCGGGGCGCACGTCCGCGGCGGGGCGCGGGTCGGTGAGGGTGCTGGTCACGGGGTGGCTCCCTGCTCGTCGTCGTGCTGGTCGTGCTGGTCGTGCTGGTCGAGCGGGGAGGGGTGGGAGTGGTGGTGGCGCGGGGTGCCGCCGAGGGCGTGCTCGGCCTGGAAGATCGCATCGGTCACCAGCTGCGGCACGTGCTCGTTGGCGAGCCGGTAGAAGACGCGCACGCCGTCACCGCGGGTGGTGACGATCCGCGCGAGCCGCAGCTTGGCGAGGTGCTGGGAGACGGACGCCGGGGACCTGCCCACCACCTCGGCGAGGTGGTTGACGGACAGCTCCCCGGCGTCCTTGAGGGCCAGGAGGATCCGCACGCGCGTGGCGTCGGCGAGCATCGAGAAGACCTCGACGGCCAGCTCGACGTAGTCGCTGTCCGGTAGACGTCCGCACGTCCGCTTATCTTCGCGCACGCTTAGATAATGGCACGGCCGTCGCGGGCACCCCCGCCGTCGTGGTCCTCAGCGGTGCTAGGTGCTCACGGGCTCATCGGCGCCACAGCAGGTGGTGCACCACGCCGCTGGGGCTCGGGACCACCTCGCGGTGGAACCTGTCGTCCAGGTCCTCGGCCGAGGTCCACAGGCGGGTGCCCGCACCCAGCTCCAGGGGGACGACGGCGACGTGCAGCTCGTCGACGAGGTCGGCCTCGAGGAAGGAGCGGATGCTCTGCGCTCCCCCGCCCAGGCGGACGTCGAGACCGCCCGCGGCGGCCTTCGCCTGCTCCGCGACAGCGGCGGGCGGCGCGTCGGTGAAGTGGAACGTCGTGTCGGAGAGCGTGAAGGACGGACGCAGGTGGTGCGTCATGACGAAGACCGGCGTGTGGAACGGCGGCTCGTCGCCCCACCACCCCTGCCACCGCTCGACGTCGCGCTCGGTCCACGGGCCGCGGTGGGGGCTGAACTTGTTCGCCCCCATGATCTCCGCACCGATCCCGTGGTGGAAGTCGCGGACGAGGTGGTCGTCGAGGCCCCTCGTCCCGCCCGGGCCCGGCCGGCCGGGGAAGCTGGCGGTGGCGAACATCCAGCCCGCCATCTGGCGCGGGTCGGCGTGCCCGAAGGGACGCTCGAGGCTCTGCCCCTCGCCGGCGCCGTAGCCGTCGGTGGAGACGGAGAAGTTCTGGACCTTGAGCAGCTGCGACACGTGCGTCCTCCAGGAGGTGCGAGACCGGTGGCTCCCCCACCTGGACCGGACGGCGGCGCCGGACTCATCGTGGCGCTCGCCACCGACAGGTCACCGGCAGATCAACGACGCGTCGGCGCTCTAGCCTCGCGGACCGTGGACCGGGTCGTCGTCGTCGACCACTGCCGACGTCGGGACTGGCTGCCCGTGCTGACCAGCCTCGCGTGGACGGTGGTGACGGCGCACCTGGCGCAGCGCTTCGGCTTCGCGCTCAGCGGTGGGCCGGCACCGGGGGTGGTCGATGGGGCGTTCACCGGCGGGGTGGGGCGCTACTGGGACGAGCGCGCTGAGGCGCTGGCGGTCGCCGCGGCGCACGGGGTCGCGCCCGCGCGGTGCCTCACCCTCGGCGACAGCCGCTCCGATCTGCCGCTGTTCGCCGCCGTCGGCGGAACGGTCGCCGTGAACGCCTCAGCGGAGTGCGTCGCCGCGGCGTCGACGTCCCTGATGACGCAGGACCTGGCGGACGCCAACCCCCTCCTCGACGACCTCGCCGCGTCGGGGTGCTGACCCGCGTGAACAGCCCCACCAAGAACCGTCAGCCCCTGCCGGTGCTCCGGGCACTGACGGCACGCGCCTACGGCTCGACTGAGGTCGCCGAGGACGGCGACGAGACGTGGGTCTGCGAGCTCGGCCACGGCCTCTTCAACGCGGTGCACCGGATCCGCCTGCGCTCGGGGCGGCTCGTGGTGCTCAAAGGTCGCACCGCCACCGCACCTGGAGGTCATGACCTACGAGCGCGACGCGATGGCCACCGAGCTGGTGGCGCTGGAGGTGCTGCGGGAGCGCACGGGCGTCCCGGTTCCGGGGGTGCACGCCGTCGACAGGTCGCGGGCCCTGTGCGACGCCGACCGCTTCTTCATGGAGCACGTCGACGGCGAGGACCTGGACGTCGTCCGCGACCGCTGACTGCTGGCCGACGTCAGCGCGTGCCTGGAGCAGGTCGGCGCCCTCACGCGCGAGGTCGGCACCGTCTGCGGGCCCGGCTTCGGGCGGCTCGTCGGGCCGGTGGGCCACGACTGGACGTCCACCTTCCTCGGGATTCTGGATGACGTCATCGACGACGGCGAGCGCCGTCGCGTCGACCTGGGATGCAGCACTGCGGAGCTGCGAGCCGTCGCTCTGGCCGGCGCACCGGCACTGGGCGAGGTGACCGAAGCGCGACTGGTGGCGTGGGACCTGCGGCCGGGCAACTGCAGGGTGCGGGACGGGCGCGTCGTCGCCGTCGTGGACCACGAGCGCGCATCCTCCGGCGGCCCCTTCGCCGAGTTCGGCTTCGCGGCGCTCGAGACGGGCTGGTGGGGCGACACCTCGGCCTTCGTCCGCAGTTACGGGTGGGCACCGACCTCGGCGGCGCAGCTCACGCGACAGCGGCTCTACGACCTGCACCTGGCGCTGGTGCAGGTGGTCGAGACGGCGCACCGGGGACACCTTGACGGGGAGCAGGCCGACTGGGCGCGAGCCCGGGTCCGGGACTGCGTGCGGTTGTCGGCGTAGCCAGCTGGACGGGCTCCCCCGGGGGTCGCTGTCCGCTTCCGGGGTTTTGTGGGCTGTGCCGCTGGGCGGTCGGTCCCCAGAAGTCGTTAAGCGCGCTTGCTCCCGTTATCAGCGCAGCCCGTTGGGGGCGCCTCGCCATCTCAAGCGAGGTCGAGGAGGTCGGCGAGGTCGGGCAGGAGCGGGGTGGACCTGCGGTGGTAGACCCGCCCGCTCGGGGAGGTCCAGGTGAAGGAGCCCGGGGTGGGCTGGTGCAGGGTCCAGTCCCCGTGGGTCTTGGCGGTGTGCCAGCGCTGGCAGATGCAGCCGAGGTTGCCGGCTTCGGTGAGGCCTCCGCGGCGCCGGGTGGGGGTGGCAGGTCCCCAGGCGGTGGTGTGGTCCAGCTGGGTGGCGCCTGCTCGGGTGGGGTGGTGGCAGACCGGGGAGATGCAGACCCCGTCGCGGGAGCGGACGTGGGCGGCCAGCAGCATCGAGGGCCGGTAGGTGACCTCGATGCGGGTGGCGGGGTTGGCCGGGTCGTTCGGGTCGTGGGGGCCGGTGGGGTGGGGGGCGGCGTGCTGGTCCAGCAGCACGCCGAGGTGCTCGGCGGTGCTGCGGCGTCCCCCTGCCCCGTCGCTGCTGGCCCAGGGGAGGTGGTCGGGGGCGGGCAGGGTCCAGCGGGAGCGGTGGAGCAGCACCCCGGTGGCCGGGTCGGCGACCAGGCGGCGCCACCTGGCGGCGCGGATCGCGGCGCGGGTGATGTCCGGGGCGAGGCGTCCGGTGCCGGGGATGTAGCCGAAGGGTCCGTACCCGGCCAGCGCCCGGCGGGCGGCGCGGGTGCGGCGGGCCGCTCGCAGGCGTGCGCCGGCGCCGGCGGGACCGGCGGGGTGGCCGGTTCCTGCGCCTGTGCCTGTGCCGGAGGGCTCGCCGGTGGGGTCGGTGATGCCGGTGGTGGGTTGTGCAGTTGTGAGGCGGGGCCGTTCTCGACCCTGCGGGGACGGCGGGCACGGCGCGGACGGCGCGGGCCCTGGTGGTGGCGCGGTGGGCGGTGCAGCCAGTGGTGTCACCGAGGTGCCCTCCGGGTCTGGTGCCCTGGATGGGTGGTCGCTGTCGGCGGGGGTCGGTGCGCCTCCCTGAGGCCGCGGTGGTGAGCCCTCCCCGGCCAACCCACCCTCGGGCCCCTCACCGGGGCCTTCAGGGGCATCGGGACCACCAGTCCCGTCGAGATCGCCGTCGGATTCTTCGCCTCCGTGGTCATCTGCGAGGTCGTCGGCGAAGACGACGATGTGCACCTCCGACAGCCGCGCCCGCTGCTCGGGGGTGGGGATGCGCACCAGAGCGCGGGTGTCTGGGGCCAGCCCGCTCACCGGCACCTGCTCACCGCCCTCGCCGCTGTCCTCGTCGTCGTCCTCGGGAGCGGTGTCGTCGTCGGGAGTGGTGCCGGCATCGGCGAACGCAGTCTCGGGGTCAGCGGTGCGGTCAGCGCTGGGGACAGTGGTGGGGACGGGCATGCCCAGCGCGGTGGCGACCAGCTCAGGGGTAGGGCTGAAGTCCCCCACCACCAGACTCACCAGCACATCAGCGCGCATCTGCGCCGCCGTCCGCTGGTCCTGCTGCTGCTGCTCGCTCTGCCCGTCATCGCTGTCGGTGCTGTCGGTGGCGTAGGTGTCACCGTCCTTGGCGTTGGCCGCGATCTGGGCGATCACCTGCCACACCCGCGCCGCATCCGCAGCCTCCAGGTCCGCCACCACCCGCTTGCACCCCGGCACCGGT
Protein-coding regions in this window:
- a CDS encoding ArsR/SmtB family transcription factor produces the protein MREDKRTCGRLPDSDYVELAVEVFSMLADATRVRILLALKDAGELSVNHLAEVVGRSPASVSQHLAKLRLARIVTTRGDGVRVFYRLANEHVPQLVTDAIFQAEHALGGTPRHHHSHPSPLDQHDQHDQHDDEQGATP
- a CDS encoding dihydrofolate reductase family protein encodes the protein MSQLLKVQNFSVSTDGYGAGEGQSLERPFGHADPRQMAGWMFATASFPGRPGPGGTRGLDDHLVRDFHHGIGAEIMGANKFSPHRGPWTERDVERWQGWWGDEPPFHTPVFVMTHHLRPSFTLSDTTFHFTDAPPAAVAEQAKAAAGGLDVRLGGGAQSIRSFLEADLVDELHVAVVPLELGAGTRLWTSAEDLDDRFHREVVPSPSGVVHHLLWRR